GTGAGGCTGCCCCGATTCCCTTGCTCGCGCCCGTCGGTCATCCTTGCCACCCCCGCTATGCCTCCTCGTCCGTCCTGCCAACGCCCGCCGCAGGGCCGACCTGATCATCTCGAAACCGCAGCATACCGGCAAGCACGCGTACCGCCGTCATTCTCCTCTTCGCCGCGTTGTGCAATCCTCCCCGCGCTAACCACATGCTCCTCGGCATGTTGCAGTGTCTCAAGCGCCTGTGAACAGCCCCCAACACAAGCGCATCGTCATAAACGACATAAACCCTACGGCCCGATCGCCCTTCGCAACCTTTTGACAGTGCAATACTTACACGTACCTACGGCATAGTTGTTTCCCCCCTGTCGGGCCGGTACGCCGTCTGCCCCATGCCCCTCCAAGCGGGGGAAATGCGGAGAGCGCCAGTCCCGGAGGAGGAACGATGAGCGCGGTTTCACCAATCAGTGGTTACGGCGGAAGTCTGCCCACTCAGCCGCCGCAGTGCACACAACCAGCCCAGTTGGGCGGCGTTGACGGCGGCCAAGCAGCCAAGGCCGGCGGGCCCATCGCTGGAGCGTCCGTCTCGGCCGGCCAGTCGGCCGTCGCCATCTCGCAGACATCCATATCCGCCGGCGTCGAGTCCTTCGTCAGCACCTACGGTCCCGTGCTCGCGGATAATCAGATTCTTGGGGCGATGCTCCTCCTTCTGATGCTCGAATACATGCAAAGCGACGACGACGATGAGAAGAAGGGTCTACTCGGCCTCATGTTGAGCCTCCTCCAGCAACAACAGGCCTCGCAGGCCGGCGGCACCTTCATATACTCATCCTCCCAGTTCAGCCTTCAAAGCACCCAAATGGTCGCCGTGTCGCAGCAACTGGCGGTGGACGTCTACGCCGGCGGCGGATCGGCCGGAGCGGCCGCGCCTGTCTCAGGTCCCGCCGGCGGCGGCGTCGATGTGGTGGCCTGAACGAGGCTCTCGGCAATCGCCCGTCAGTGATCGCCGCCAGAGCCGGCTACCGCCGAAATCCCAGCGCGCTTTGCATCAAATCGCGCCGATCCCGGGAAGTGTTCACCCATTCATCAACGCTTCAACATGCGCCTGCGTCGAGTCGGCCAGCGCATCCAGGTTGTAGCCCCCCTCCAGGGTGCTGACCAGGCGATGTCGCGCAACCTCGCCCGCCAACTCGACCAGGCGGTGCGTCATCCAGTGATAGCATGCGGTGCTGAGCTGAATATATGCGAGCGGATCCCCCCGATGACCGTCAAAACCAGCCGAAACCAGGATGAACTCCGGCTTGAAATCAGCGACCGCCGGAAGAATCACCTCCTCAAAAGCCCGTTTGTACTCCGCATCGCCGCTGCCCGCGGCCATCGGAACGTTGAGCGTCGTGCCGACGGCGTCGCCCTGTCCCCTTTCCCATTCAAAGCCCGATCCCGGATAAAGCGTATTCGGATCCTGGTGAATGCTGCAGAAGAACACGTTCGGGTCGCGCTCAAACTGGTGCTGCGTCCCGTTGCCGTGGTGCACGTCAAAATCGACGATAGCCACGCGCGACAAACCATGATGAGATCGCAAGTACTCCGCGGCAATCGCGATGTTATTGAGATAGCAGAAACCCATCGCCCGGCGCCGCTCCGCGTGATGACCCGGCGGCCGAACCGCGCAGAAAGCATTGCGAATACGTCCCTCCATCACCGCGTCGACCGCCTGCAGCAATCCCCCCACGGCCATCAGCGCAATCTCATACGTTTCGTCGCAGACGGGACACTCGGGCGTGTCGATAAAGCCCGCCCGCATCTCGCAGGCGTGCCGGAGCCTGGACACGTATTCGGGAGGATGAACGGGATCGATCACCGAAGGGTCGGCCGGCCTGGGGTCGATGAGCAAAGCCGCATCCGCCAGACCGCTTTCCCGCATCCGCAAGCGAATGGTCCGCACCCGCTCAGGCGCCTCCGGATGGTGCGGACCGGTGTCATGATCTTCGTACCGTTCCGAGAGTACCAAGCCGGTATGTGCCATGAGCCTGCCCATGCTCCGGATACGAACGCGCAAGAAACCACGTCAGACTTGTCAATCGGCCCGGGACAAACACTCTCTGGACGCGCAATACCGAAGACGAGTCCGCACATCATCTGAACAAATCCGGGGGGAAAAGTCAAAACACGAACGCTCCAACGCGGTTTCTTCCCGTGGCGGAAGTACGCGGGAGTTGCCGCCCTCTCCCCGCTCCCGCCGGACATCAGCGATGACCTGCCGGCCAACCGTGCAATCTGCCAATCCTCCGCCACGTGCATTCCGATCCGGGAAGCCTCTTGGAGCAAGCCGCCCGCCTGCTTGCGGATGCAAGCAAACCCGCACATAATCGGTTGTGGCGTCTGACGCCGTCGCGGCGCCTTTGCCTCAATACCAAAATACCAGGCAAAGCAAGCACGAGCATTCGACCATGCCCAGCCGCTTGAGATACATCGGCCGAGTGATCAGCCTCTTCTTCCGGCTCTTTATCGTGCGCTCGGCGAAGGTGATGTTCCTTCCGAAGTCCGGGCCCAAGGGCGCGCCCGTGCCGCCGCCGGTGATCAAGAGGCTCGAGAACAGGCCGCAAATGGTTGCAGGCGCCTTATTGGTCTTCCTGTTCTTCTTGCTGAATCTTCTGTATTTCCTTCATGTCGACCCGGTGCAGCACGCTCACTACGCCGTCTACATCGTGGGCGGCGTTTTCGTGATCTGCTTCCTGATTCTACCATGGAGCAGGAAGGAAATTGTCGTTCTGCTTCGCGAAGCTGGAGCCAATGACTGTCGCCTTTGCCTCCACTGCGGGTACAACCTTAAAGGGCTTCCGGCGCAGCACCGCTGCCCCGAGTGCGGCAGCCCCTACGAGATCGAGCAGGTGAAGCGCACATGGTCGGAATACCTCGCCGACCGCGCGGCCGGACACACTCTATTGTAAGTGCCCCCTACCGACAGGCCGGTGTCGGCAGATCAGCTTGACTGCACGGCAACGCAATTGTACGAATGTGCCATGCCGTCACAATTCTCTGACATGCACACGCCGACGGGAAACTCACGCTCAGCCCTGCGGGGCCAACCGTCCATTCTCGCCGGCCCGACGGACCGTCCGGGTCCGTGGGTCATAGAAAGGGTGCTTGAAAGGTACCGAAGTCTCGAAATCCTCGCCGGTGGTTTGGCTTTGTTCGTCATCGTCTTGCCGGGGCAATGGCCAACGTTCTCGTCCGGCTGCGTGGTTGTGGCTCTCTGTGCACTCGCGGCAGTGGCGCTGCTCCTGGAATTCCTGGCGCGTACAGAGGTGCGCCGAATCGAAAGGTCAGCGGTGGAGTACGACAACAGCCTTTGCCTGATCTGCGGTTACTGCCTGAAACACCTGCCCGAAACGCACATGTGCCCGGAGTGCGGCACGCAGTATGACCTGAACCACGTTGTCGCTGAATGGCAGGCCTACTTCATTTCGCGGAAACGGAAACGCTGAACCGATTGGTACTGTCCTACCTCGGCTCTTCGAGCTTCCGCCGCCACTGTGGCATCCGTTCCGTTGTGACTTCCTTCCACAAGCCCCGTTTCTGCTTGCGGGCCCGTCTTTCAAGATCGATGAACCGCGGCGTCCACGGGTGCGGATACGTCGTGTAAGCGTAACCGTAGCCCTGGGCAATGATCTCCTCGTTAAGCATCGTCGTACCGTCGCCTAGGTACACGTACGCCAGCAGCCGGCGAAACCGGTCGCGAGTCTCCTTTTCCTTCAACACGATTCTGACCGGTTTGCCCTCCGCCTGCGAGCGGGTGAACGCCGAGGCCTCAGCCCCGAAATAAGTCGGCCGCCCAAGGCTCTCATCGACCTCGGGTGTGTCCACGCCGATCAGTCGAACGGACGTATACGACTTGTTGCCGTCGGGGGCATCAATATATAACGTGTCGCCGTCGATGACCTTGATGCAGGTGAAAGTGCGATTGTTGTAGCGGTCGTGGTCCGTGCCGGCGATGATCGCGGCAGGCTGCTCGCGCCCACCGGGCCCGCCAAACAGGCCGAACCGCTCAAACAGGATGACCGTCGCCAGAACCAGTAGAAAAACCAGCCCGACCCCTCGTCGCCGCCAGAACGGCAGCCAGATGTCAGGCCGACGCGTGCCACTGGCTTTTCGGGTTTTACGTCGCACCAGACTGCTCTCGCGATACCGACCACCGTGGCAGTGAGCAAGCGGCGATTAGTGACGCGGGAGATGATGGATGACAAGCGATGAATGCCGAATCGCCGCTAATGGCTTCTGTCTCGATTCATCCTTCAGCCTTCATCCTTCTCTTCACAGGTTCCCCCGATACCACTCAATCGCCCGCCGCAACCCCTCGTCGAACTTCACCACCGGCTCGAAGCCGATGATCTTGCGGGCCAGGCTGATGTCGGCCAGCGAGTGCTTCACGTCGCCCGGACGAACATCGGTGTAGATCGGCTTGACATCCTTGCCGAGCAACTCGTTGATCAGCCGGATCGTCCGGTTGACGCTCACGCTCTCGGCACAGGCAATGTTGATCACCTCGCCACTGAGCCTGGGAGCCTGAGCCGCCAGCATGTTCGCGTGAACCACGTTGTCGATGTACGTGAAATCGCGGGTCTGCTCGCCGTCACCATGGATCGTCGGCGGCTTGTCATTGAGAATCGCCGTCACAAACGCCGGAATGGCCGCTGCGTACTGGCTCTTGGGATCCTGCCGCGGGCCGAACACGTTGAAATACCGCAGCGAGATCGTCTCCAGGCCGTAACACAAATGAAAGGCCTTCAGGTAGTACTCCCCCACCAGCTTATTGACCGCATACGGGCTCAGCGGGGCCGGCCGCATCGATTCACGCTTGGGAGACTCCACCTGGTCGCCGTAGGCGCTGCTGCTGGCGGCGTAGATCACCCGGCGGCAGCCGCAATCACGGGCCGCCATCAGAATATTGAACGTGCCGTTGATGTTGCAGTCGTGCGAGGACCGCGGGTCGGCCACCGACTTGGGCACCGACGGCAAGGCCCCCTCGTGAAAGATGATCTCAACGCCTTCGCAGGCCTTGCGACAATCGTCCATCGATCGAAGATCGCCCTCGATAATCTCGATATCCTTGCTCACCGCGGCCAGGTTGGCCCGCTTGCCGGTCGAGAAGTTGTCCAGAACGCGGACCCTCTGCCCGTCGGCCGCCAGCCGATGAACGATGTGCGATCCGATGAAGCCCCCGCCGCCGGTGACAAGATATGTTGACATAGAATCACATCCCAATGCCCAAAAACCATCCTTCGCTTGACGAGCCGGCGGCTTTATGCCGCCGGTCTTCCATGAAACAGCAGGGCAGTGAGCCCCGGCTCATCAAGCCTCACGGCCGCAAGCCGCTCCTACGAATATCGACCGATTCGAGCGAACATGCACACGCAAAGCCGTGAGCATCGCACCCGACGCGCATCTCACCCGATCCACTCCGGCCCGGTCGGTACGGCGGCGTCGAGGTCGCCGCAGCGACCGAGGCCTGCCGCATTATTCAGCCGGGACGCCAGGTCTCCGCCTCCTTTGGTGGCTCCGACCGCGCCTTACTCAATCAACTCTGGGCCGGCGGGCCAGTTCGGCTCCTTGCCCTGCAGAACCGCAATGACATCGTCGACCACGTCGTCCATGGCCGCCAAGCCCTCGGGGCTGCGGGCTCCAATGTGCGCGGTCAACACGCAATTGGGCGCTGCCAGAAGCGGGTAATCCGCCGGCGGCGGCTCAGGATCGTGCACGTCGACCGCCGCTCCGGCCAGATGCCCCGATTCCAAAGCTTCGGCCAGCGCCCTTGCCACCACAACCGGCCCGCGAGCAGCGTTGACCAGGTATGAGCCCTGCTTGAACGACGCCAGTGCATCAGCATCAATCATTCCTCGCGTCAACTTCGTGAGCGGCACGTGCAGGGTAACCACGTCGGCCTCAGCATACACCGCCTCGTGGCTGCTCTTGCTCTCGGCCGGAAACGGCAGCCATCCGATCTCGCGGATGTCATGATAGATGATCCGAGTCCCGAAACCGTTGGCCAGTCGAAAACCCACGGCCGTCCCAATCCGACCCATGCCGATCACGCCCACCGTCTGGTGGCGAAGCTCCTTGGCCCTGGGCCTGACTGACCGGATGGAATCGAACTCGCCGCCCCGCATCCCCTTATCGTTCTCCACCACCCGCCGCTGCAGCGCAATAATCAGCCCCACCACCAGATCGGCAACCGCGTGCGTCGAAGCGGCTGGCGTGTAAACCACCTTGATGCCGGCATCCAGCGCCGCCTTCAGGTCGATATTGTCCAGACCCACTCCGCCCCGACCAATGACCTTCAGCCGTCCACCCGCCTTTGCCGCCTCGATCACCTTCGCGTTGATCAACGAGTACGTCCGCACAACCATTGCGTCCGCCGTTGCAGCCGCCTCAATCAGACTGGCTTCATCGCATTTGGGAAGCACAACGACGTCGCCGACGGCCGCCAGCCGGGCCATCGCCGCCTCGCTGGCCCGCTCGGTCACCACAATCTTCAATCGGGATGCTTCACTCATGGCCGGGAATTATGGCCGGATTCCCTTCCCGCGACAAGGCGACATCCTACTCCTGCCGACCGGTTGAGCCCAGGCTGGCAGATTCTTATACTACCCCACTCGTTTCAACACTGAGTGAGAAACGACGGGTTCTGCAAAGGGATACAAATGACGGAGATCAAGGCAACAAACATCACTTGGCATGAAGGTCACGTCAGTCGGGCCGACCGCGAAAAGCTCCTCGGGCAGAAAGGCGCGACCATCTGGTTTACCGGCCTCAGCGGCTCCGGCAAGAGCACCATCGCCTTCACGGTCGAACACGCCCTCGTCGAGCGAGGCCACTTGGCCTACGTGGCCGACGGCGACAACATCCGCCACGGCCTGAATAAGAATCTGGGGTTCTCCGCCGCCGACCGCGAGGAGAACATCCGCCGCATCGGCGAGGTCGCCAAGCTCTTCGCCGACGCCGGCTGCATCATACTCACCAGCTTCATCAGCCCTTACCGCAAGGACCGCGACCAGGCCCGTAAAATCCACGAAGAGGCAGGCCTGGCCTTTATCGAGGTCTTCGTCGACGTCCCGATCGAGAAATGCGAACAGCGCGACCCGAAGGGCCTTTACAAGAAGGCCCGCGACGCACTCGCCGCCGGCAAGGGCATGGGCTTTACCGGCGTGGACGACCCCTATGAGCCCCCGCTCAAGCCCGAACTGGTCATCCATAACGACAAGGTGACCCCGCAAGAGGCCGCCACCCAGGTCCTGGACTACCTGCAACAGAAGGGCCTGTTGACCAAGTAGGCCGTGCTCTGCACGCCAACGACAGCCCGGCCAAGCGTCGGGCAAGCCCGACCTACATCATCATGCTCCACACAGCCAGCGTGCTGATCGCCAGGGCCTGCTGCATCTCGGCGATATCCACGTATTCGTGATCGCTATGAGCAACATCGAGACGGCCGGCCCCGAAGATGGCCACGGGATACCCCCGAGCATGGTACAACCGGGCGTCGCAACTCGTCCGCCAACCGACGACCTCGACCGGCGGCAACCCGACCGCCTCGCGAGCGGCCAGCAGAGCCCGCATCGGCTCGATGCCTGGGTCGGCCGCGTAGGCATCATTGTGCAGCCGGTCAAAGCTCATTTCGATCATGCTCTCGTCAAAACGGAAACCGCAAGCCGCGCTGCAATCCATCGCCCCTCGCCGCGCCGCCGCCGCCAGTCGAGCTTCGATGTCCTCCATACGATGACAGGGTGTGAACCCCTGCCCACCCTCGAGCACAACCTCGGCCGCCTCCTCATCCGCATCGGCCAGTCGAACGATCACATCCCGCAAAGGGATATCCGCCGAATCGAGAAGACCACGCAACATGTACGCTGCCTTGGTGATCGCGTTGTCGCATTCAGACAAAGCACCCATGTGCCCGCCAACGCCGAAAACATCGATGCGAAACCCAGGCGGCCCTGACTGAGAGACGCATTCAACCGAGAAGTGCTTCTCAAGCATCGGCTTGCCGGTGGCCGCGTCAAGTATGACGGTCTTGTCGCCATGTCTGCGACAATATGCCCTTAGCGAATCCGCCAGGCATCGCTCGATGCTCACCGCAGCCTCTTCTGGACTTGCCTGCGAACCCAGAGCCACCACCACCGCCACATGATCACAGACCGTTCCGGGCGTCCTGCCGTAAGGACCCAGGATGCCCGGGTTCGCCTGAACGTGCTCGAGCCCGAACAGCGGATGGCGCGTCTCCTCCTGGAAGCGACGACCCTCCTCATCCAGCGCCGTGACAACGTACGGAACCATTTTCAACGCGTTGCCCTCGGTGCCGTTGCCGACCGACAACCGGCATCGATAGTACACACACCCCCGGTGGGCACAGTAGGGAACAAGCCCCGTACACTCGTGCACGATCATTGGGCAACCCGAAAACCGCGGGTCCATCGCCAGCGACAGCGAGCCGTTTCCGCCAATCTCCTCGTCAATGACAAACTGGTACACGCGCCCGCGCCGGCCCTGACGCCCCAGATGACGCTGCAACTCGTCCAACAGGCGCATCTGTGCCAGAAGCACCGCTACCTGGGCCTTGTTGTCGCACGCCCCGCGCCCGACGACGCGATGCCCCACCGCTCGCGGTGCCGTCCAGAATGGCACAATGTCCACGTGAGCGTGTTGAACCACCGGTCGTGGGTTCGTACCGGGGTTCCCGTCGAAGATAACCACCAGGTTCGTCCGGCCTGCATAGACCTGTTCAGCCGGCGGCACCCGCCCCCGCCGATCAGCCGCGTATCCCGGCGCGGTGTACGCCGGCTCTGACTCGATCGCGGGGTCGATAGGCGGACGTTCCACTTCCCCGCTGCAATCACGCAAGCCCTCAACTTCTCGCTGAATCAGGTCAAAAAGCTGCTGTTCTCGTGATGCGGTTGAGGCCAAGTCTGAATCGGGCGCCGTGTCCACCGCACACAGACTCAGCAACGTATCACGTAGGTACGTCGCATAACCATCGCTGCCGGCTAGGTGGCTCACGAAGTCAACAGCCGCCGGGTCGAGCTTTGGCATACACCGGTCTCCCCCGTCTTCCCGTCACGGCACAACCTGCAACCGCGGCTGATCCACGGCATTCAGTGTGCCGTCGAACCGGATGGGGCGGAATGAATACCCAACCGCGGCCCGCAGAGCCTGTCTCCGCCTTGGCGAAGCCATGTCCGCAAGCGAGTCAAGCAGCTTGCCTGTCGACGCCCGCCGGCGGCTGCGCCAGTAATCCTCGAAATCATTCCGACGTCGCAGGATGAGTTGCCAGACATAGATCGAATGAGTGGCCGAATCGATTTGCAGGATGCGCGGATCATCCAAAGCCTTCGCCGCCGCCGCCGCCAATTGTTGATCGAGCGCCTCAGCGCGGATCGGCTCCTGACCCAGAAGCGGCGTGCTGACCGCCGCGCGACTCGTTGCAAACAACGTCCGAACGTCATTATCGCTGGCTCGAAGCATCTCCTGCTCGACTTCCGCAAGGGTCACGATTCGCCGATCCACGCGGAAGGTGTATTCCGTCTCCAGCCGTGGCAACGACACGTCGTACACGGATCGGGCGGGGTAGTGCTGCAGGACCACCTTCAACACCATCGCATTGAAAGCATTAACCCAGTAAGCCGTCGCCGCCGCACGCGTGGGAAACTGATCCGGCGTGCTGGCAGGGCCGGTCACGCTCAGCAGCGCGTAGTAACGGTCCAGATCCTCGGGGTGCGCCGCCAACCCGACGTAATCAACAAGGCCGTTTCGCACATAAGCCTGAAGCACGCGGGCCCAATCACGGTCGGAGTACCGGTAGGGCCGCTCCAACAGTGCTGTCTCCGGACGAATGTCCGGTTGCGTGCAGCCGACGATCGCGGCCAGCCAGACGACCGCGACCCATCTGCAACCCGGCTCCCTTGTCGATAGTCTCACGCTTGGGACACTCCAACGAACACGACCACCGTATTCTATCAGGCAACGACACGCCGTCGAGTGGTATCACGATGCGCCCATCTTCCGGGGTACATGACAGTCTGGGCGGGCATGCCGACCGGTCCAGGTTGGGCGATCAACCCCGTTCAGCGGGTTTGCCCGCCAAAACGGGCTTGATGGGGTAACACCGTGAAGGAGGAATCGGCCGACCGTGAACCGGTCGTAAAACGACCGACCTGTTTGCCCTTCGGGAAAGACCGCTACAGCGGTCTGCTTTCGGCTTGCGTTCACGACAACCGGGTCAGCCGCCAGGAGTGCCGCCGCTTCTGTCACGGGCCCCATCTTCCAGGCCCCGTGACACGTCGCCAGTGTGTGCCACCGGTAGCTTGCCTGCCCGTGTCCCTCGCGCACGCGGGCAAGTCGCCCGTGGTGCTTGCGAAATGACCTGCCGAATACCAAGAATCCCGTTCCGCCCACGCCACCACAACCGGCGACCGCGCCAGGACATCATCGCACCCGAAGACCGCCTCGCCAGTTTCAGCGCAAAAAAACCCGAGGCCGTGCCGTCCAGCCGGGGTGAACCAGACGGACTTTGGGGGGTGCCTCGGGTACGATCATGTTAACCGGCTCCGCCCACCGCCTGCAAGCCCCGTCAGTGAGACCGCCGCAGCGACAGTACCTGAGTCTTGGCACCACAAAAAACGCCGGGCCGGTAAGCGTCGGCCTTTTCCACCAGCCCCTTGACAGATATGCTGTGGGCATCGATCAAGAGGTCGCGCGAGTCGCAGCCGCGTTCTTGCTTGAGGGCCGTTTGTGACTGAGCCAACAACAGTTGCTCTTGTCTCGCTGGGATGCGTCAAGAACCTGGTGGATTCTGAGAAGATCCTCGGCCAATTGGCGGAACGAGGGGCCGTCATAGCCGCCGACCCGGCCGACGCCGACATTATTGTGATCAACACCTGCGGTTTCCTCCAAGCCGCGCGGGCCGAAGGCCACAAAGTCATCGCCGAGATGCTGCGTTACAGACGGTCCGGCCGTTGCCGCCGCATCGTGGTGGTCGGCTGCCTGGTCCAGCGCGACGGGCACGCGCTGCTGGACGCCTTCCCCGAAATCGACGCCCTCGTCAGCGTCCACCGCCGAGACGACGTCCCTGACGCGGTACTGGC
The Phycisphaerae bacterium DNA segment above includes these coding regions:
- a CDS encoding histone deacetylase, coding for MAHTGLVLSERYEDHDTGPHHPEAPERVRTIRLRMRESGLADAALLIDPRPADPSVIDPVHPPEYVSRLRHACEMRAGFIDTPECPVCDETYEIALMAVGGLLQAVDAVMEGRIRNAFCAVRPPGHHAERRRAMGFCYLNNIAIAAEYLRSHHGLSRVAIVDFDVHHGNGTQHQFERDPNVFFCSIHQDPNTLYPGSGFEWERGQGDAVGTTLNVPMAAGSGDAEYKRAFEEVILPAVADFKPEFILVSAGFDGHRGDPLAYIQLSTACYHWMTHRLVELAGEVARHRLVSTLEGGYNLDALADSTQAHVEALMNG
- a CDS encoding thermonuclease family protein, producing the protein MRRKTRKASGTRRPDIWLPFWRRRGVGLVFLLVLATVILFERFGLFGGPGGREQPAAIIAGTDHDRYNNRTFTCIKVIDGDTLYIDAPDGNKSYTSVRLIGVDTPEVDESLGRPTYFGAEASAFTRSQAEGKPVRIVLKEKETRDRFRRLLAYVYLGDGTTMLNEEIIAQGYGYAYTTYPHPWTPRFIDLERRARKQKRGLWKEVTTERMPQWRRKLEEPR
- a CDS encoding SDR family oxidoreductase, producing MSTYLVTGGGGFIGSHIVHRLAADGQRVRVLDNFSTGKRANLAAVSKDIEIIEGDLRSMDDCRKACEGVEIIFHEGALPSVPKSVADPRSSHDCNINGTFNILMAARDCGCRRVIYAASSSAYGDQVESPKRESMRPAPLSPYAVNKLVGEYYLKAFHLCYGLETISLRYFNVFGPRQDPKSQYAAAIPAFVTAILNDKPPTIHGDGEQTRDFTYIDNVVHANMLAAQAPRLSGEVINIACAESVSVNRTIRLINELLGKDVKPIYTDVRPGDVKHSLADISLARKIIGFEPVVKFDEGLRRAIEWYRGNL
- a CDS encoding NAD(P)-dependent oxidoreductase; amino-acid sequence: MSEASRLKIVVTERASEAAMARLAAVGDVVVLPKCDEASLIEAAATADAMVVRTYSLINAKVIEAAKAGGRLKVIGRGGVGLDNIDLKAALDAGIKVVYTPAASTHAVADLVVGLIIALQRRVVENDKGMRGGEFDSIRSVRPRAKELRHQTVGVIGMGRIGTAVGFRLANGFGTRIIYHDIREIGWLPFPAESKSSHEAVYAEADVVTLHVPLTKLTRGMIDADALASFKQGSYLVNAARGPVVVARALAEALESGHLAGAAVDVHDPEPPPADYPLLAAPNCVLTAHIGARSPEGLAAMDDVVDDVIAVLQGKEPNWPAGPELIE
- the cysC gene encoding adenylyl-sulfate kinase, which encodes MTEIKATNITWHEGHVSRADREKLLGQKGATIWFTGLSGSGKSTIAFTVEHALVERGHLAYVADGDNIRHGLNKNLGFSAADREENIRRIGEVAKLFADAGCIILTSFISPYRKDRDQARKIHEEAGLAFIEVFVDVPIEKCEQRDPKGLYKKARDALAAGKGMGFTGVDDPYEPPLKPELVIHNDKVTPQEAATQVLDYLQQKGLLTK
- a CDS encoding M20/M25/M40 family metallo-hydrolase, giving the protein MPKLDPAAVDFVSHLAGSDGYATYLRDTLLSLCAVDTAPDSDLASTASREQQLFDLIQREVEGLRDCSGEVERPPIDPAIESEPAYTAPGYAADRRGRVPPAEQVYAGRTNLVVIFDGNPGTNPRPVVQHAHVDIVPFWTAPRAVGHRVVGRGACDNKAQVAVLLAQMRLLDELQRHLGRQGRRGRVYQFVIDEEIGGNGSLSLAMDPRFSGCPMIVHECTGLVPYCAHRGCVYYRCRLSVGNGTEGNALKMVPYVVTALDEEGRRFQEETRHPLFGLEHVQANPGILGPYGRTPGTVCDHVAVVVALGSQASPEEAAVSIERCLADSLRAYCRRHGDKTVILDAATGKPMLEKHFSVECVSQSGPPGFRIDVFGVGGHMGALSECDNAITKAAYMLRGLLDSADIPLRDVIVRLADADEEAAEVVLEGGQGFTPCHRMEDIEARLAAAARRGAMDCSAACGFRFDESMIEMSFDRLHNDAYAADPGIEPMRALLAAREAVGLPPVEVVGWRTSCDARLYHARGYPVAIFGAGRLDVAHSDHEYVDIAEMQQALAISTLAVWSMMM
- a CDS encoding DUF547 domain-containing protein — encoded protein: MRLSTREPGCRWVAVVWLAAIVGCTQPDIRPETALLERPYRYSDRDWARVLQAYVRNGLVDYVGLAAHPEDLDRYYALLSVTGPASTPDQFPTRAAATAYWVNAFNAMVLKVVLQHYPARSVYDVSLPRLETEYTFRVDRRIVTLAEVEQEMLRASDNDVRTLFATSRAAVSTPLLGQEPIRAEALDQQLAAAAAKALDDPRILQIDSATHSIYVWQLILRRRNDFEDYWRSRRRASTGKLLDSLADMASPRRRQALRAAVGYSFRPIRFDGTLNAVDQPRLQVVP